Proteins encoded together in one Schumannella luteola window:
- a CDS encoding DUF6049 family protein, with translation MERARVPLSRSRRAGSPTTGRSTVRGTGGVVVAALIAAALAIAPGIGLGSGDVAQAAADTGDTSGSGSNSSGSNASGSTPSGDSAGSSDSSVAASDPMSTGSLPTATGADGRVGIAAVLPLTVPVGSDGLLSSDDLADLTANDGLLTRELDVVSGRPIAVAIDPRLIASIRVLGGSAPASAKSWLLRLASLDNETFALRYADADPVGPGQAGSASALGPLGFDFAIDADRFADPLPSASSSPSGSTGSGSDAGSGADSGGSGSSTGDTTAGSGGSTKPNGGASTPAGQLPALPTTVDQVVQWTYSLPTIAWPGENTVTAADLPRLQAAGDSAVLLSDENVDADGATHVSFDGSQVGGLVIDSGLSAAVRAAGSTSQSDYTVVDQELQSAAAEGGSAVRIVALARPSTGSGADADARAEALDAAVSHLLASPFVSAVPLSTAIAEDPTAATVIDHPEDAARTASIAALLDVEQQVSAFAVVARDGALAISAPRRLDLLATLSVGWISSRSWASTVSDYQKTSSEILDGVTLNQGSDLIALGASAPLPMQVQNSLDVPIVVFARARPLSPVLSIESSAQPVRVEVAPKSSATVRIPAQAITNGSVQVVLSLSATDGTQVGQARRIHVEVQAGWETVGTAVIAIGAVGVFGFGIVRNILKRRRRLAGEVDEEDAANAPLPGQEDGPVEVVRDADAGEAGEPSAPLVDDPADADATAGDSSVSPDSDDDPIDPKAKDD, from the coding sequence ATGGAGCGCGCCCGCGTGCCGCTGAGCCGGTCGCGGCGCGCCGGTTCCCCGACGACGGGCCGGTCGACGGTCCGCGGCACGGGTGGGGTCGTCGTCGCCGCGCTGATCGCGGCAGCTCTCGCGATCGCGCCGGGGATCGGCCTCGGATCCGGTGATGTCGCCCAGGCGGCCGCCGACACCGGCGACACGAGCGGCTCCGGTTCGAACTCTTCCGGCTCGAACGCCTCCGGTTCGACGCCCTCCGGCGACTCGGCCGGATCGAGCGACTCGAGCGTCGCCGCATCCGACCCGATGTCGACCGGATCCCTGCCGACCGCGACGGGCGCCGATGGCCGCGTCGGCATCGCCGCCGTGCTGCCGCTGACCGTTCCCGTCGGCTCCGACGGCCTCCTCTCCTCCGATGACCTCGCCGACCTCACCGCGAACGACGGGCTGCTCACCCGCGAGCTGGACGTCGTGTCCGGCCGCCCGATCGCGGTCGCGATCGACCCGCGCCTCATCGCCTCGATCCGCGTGCTCGGCGGGTCGGCGCCGGCCTCGGCGAAGAGCTGGCTGCTGCGTCTGGCCTCCCTCGACAACGAGACCTTCGCGCTCCGCTACGCCGACGCCGACCCGGTGGGTCCTGGTCAGGCGGGCTCCGCGTCCGCGCTCGGCCCGCTCGGCTTCGACTTCGCGATCGACGCCGATCGATTCGCCGATCCGCTGCCGTCGGCATCCTCGTCGCCCTCCGGTTCGACCGGCTCGGGATCCGACGCGGGCTCGGGCGCCGATTCCGGCGGATCCGGTTCGAGCACCGGCGACACGACCGCGGGCTCGGGCGGCTCGACCAAGCCGAACGGCGGCGCATCCACCCCCGCGGGTCAGCTGCCGGCGCTGCCGACCACGGTCGACCAGGTCGTGCAGTGGACCTACTCGCTGCCGACGATCGCGTGGCCCGGCGAGAACACGGTCACCGCCGCCGACCTCCCCCGCCTGCAGGCCGCCGGCGATTCGGCCGTGCTGCTCTCCGACGAGAACGTGGATGCCGACGGCGCGACCCATGTCTCCTTCGACGGCTCCCAGGTCGGCGGCCTGGTGATCGACAGCGGGCTCAGCGCCGCGGTGCGCGCCGCAGGCTCCACCTCGCAGAGCGACTACACCGTCGTCGACCAGGAGCTGCAGTCGGCTGCCGCCGAAGGCGGCTCGGCGGTGCGGATCGTCGCGCTCGCGCGACCGTCGACGGGCTCCGGCGCCGATGCCGACGCCCGCGCCGAAGCCCTGGACGCCGCCGTGTCGCACCTGCTGGCATCCCCCTTCGTCTCCGCCGTGCCGCTCTCCACCGCGATCGCCGAAGACCCGACGGCGGCCACCGTGATCGACCACCCCGAAGACGCCGCGCGCACCGCCTCGATCGCCGCCCTGCTCGATGTCGAGCAGCAGGTGAGCGCGTTCGCCGTCGTCGCCCGCGACGGCGCGCTGGCGATCTCCGCCCCCCGTCGCCTCGACCTGCTCGCGACCCTGTCGGTGGGGTGGATCTCGTCGCGGTCGTGGGCGTCGACGGTCAGCGATTACCAGAAGACGTCGTCCGAGATCCTCGACGGCGTGACGCTCAACCAGGGCAGCGACCTCATCGCGCTCGGCGCGAGCGCGCCCCTGCCGATGCAGGTGCAGAACTCGCTCGACGTGCCGATCGTCGTGTTCGCCCGCGCGCGCCCGCTCAGCCCGGTGCTGTCGATCGAGTCGAGCGCGCAGCCGGTGCGCGTCGAGGTGGCGCCGAAGTCGTCGGCGACCGTGCGCATCCCGGCGCAGGCGATCACCAACGGCAGCGTGCAGGTCGTGCTGAGCCTCAGCGCGACCGACGGCACGCAGGTCGGGCAGGCCCGCCGCATCCACGTCGAGGTGCAGGCCGGCTGGGAGACCGTCGGCACCGCCGTGATCGCCATCGGCGCCGTCGGCGTCTTCGGTTTCGGGATCGTGCGCAACATCCTCAAGCGCCGTCGTCGTCTCGCCGGCGAGGTGGACGAAGAGGATGCGGCCAACGCGCCGTTGCCAGGTCAGGAGGACGGTCCCGTCGAGGTCGTGCGCGACGCGGATGCGGGTGAGGCGGGCGAGCCCTCGGCGCCGCTCGTCGACGACCCGGCGGACGCGGATGCCACCGCCGGCGACTCCTCCGTCTCCCCTGACTCCGACGACGACCCGATCGACCCGAAGGCGAAGGATGACTGA
- a CDS encoding CCA tRNA nucleotidyltransferase, which yields MQNVAAAVARLDALAESPAVARLARAFSDAGHELALVGGPVRDAFLDRPLTDLDFTTDARPDRILQIVKPISDAQWDIGRAFGTIGARIGDQTVEVTTYRSDVYDHETRKPEVAFGDSLEADLERRDFAVNAMALRLPQRQLVDPWGGVDDLLAKRLRTPGSPEVSFGDDPLRMLRGARFSAQIGFDVDAEAVAAMERMADRLSIVSAERIGDEITKLLMAPTPVRGIRLLVDTGLAEIVLPEIPALRLEQDEHAHHKDVYDHSLTVLEQAIDLERSRGHQPTLIVRLAALLHDIGKPATRRIEPGGAVSFYHHDVVGAKLATKRMRELRLPSDVIKPVAELIRLHLRFFGYTDAAWTDSAVRRYVRDAGSVLEWLHILVRADVTTRNVRKADRLSFAYDDLEERIAALQEQEQLDAVRPDLDGEQIMRILGIGPGREVGEAYRFLLEARLDEGPLEPEDAERRLREWWAARG from the coding sequence ATGCAGAACGTCGCGGCAGCCGTCGCCCGACTCGACGCCCTCGCCGAGTCCCCCGCCGTCGCCCGCCTGGCGCGGGCCTTCTCCGACGCCGGGCACGAGCTCGCCCTCGTCGGCGGACCCGTGCGCGACGCCTTCCTCGATCGGCCGCTGACCGACCTCGACTTCACGACCGATGCGCGCCCCGACCGCATCCTCCAGATCGTGAAGCCGATCAGCGACGCGCAGTGGGACATCGGCCGCGCCTTCGGCACGATCGGCGCGCGCATCGGCGACCAGACCGTCGAGGTCACCACCTACCGCAGCGACGTCTACGACCACGAGACCCGCAAGCCCGAGGTCGCGTTCGGCGACAGCCTCGAGGCCGACCTCGAGCGCCGCGACTTCGCCGTCAACGCGATGGCCCTGCGCCTGCCGCAGCGTCAGCTCGTCGATCCGTGGGGCGGCGTCGACGACCTGCTCGCGAAGCGCCTGCGCACGCCGGGCTCCCCCGAGGTCTCCTTCGGCGACGATCCGCTGCGCATGCTGCGCGGCGCCCGCTTCTCGGCGCAGATCGGCTTCGACGTGGATGCGGAGGCCGTCGCCGCGATGGAGCGGATGGCCGACCGGCTGTCGATCGTGTCGGCCGAGCGCATCGGCGACGAGATCACCAAGCTGCTGATGGCGCCGACGCCCGTGCGCGGCATCCGCCTGCTCGTCGACACCGGGCTGGCCGAGATCGTGCTGCCCGAGATCCCCGCGCTGCGGCTCGAGCAGGACGAGCATGCGCACCACAAGGACGTCTACGACCACAGCCTCACCGTGCTCGAGCAGGCCATCGACCTCGAGCGCTCGCGCGGCCACCAGCCGACGCTGATCGTACGTCTCGCGGCGCTGCTGCACGACATCGGCAAGCCGGCGACGCGGCGGATCGAGCCGGGCGGGGCGGTCAGCTTCTATCACCACGACGTCGTCGGGGCGAAGCTCGCGACCAAGCGGATGCGCGAGCTGCGCCTGCCCTCCGACGTGATCAAGCCGGTCGCCGAGCTCATCCGACTGCACCTGCGCTTCTTCGGCTACACGGATGCGGCGTGGACCGACTCGGCCGTGCGCCGCTACGTGCGCGACGCCGGCTCGGTGCTCGAATGGCTGCACATCCTCGTGCGCGCCGACGTCACCACCCGCAACGTGCGCAAGGCCGACCGGCTCTCCTTCGCCTACGACGACCTCGAGGAGCGCATCGCCGCCCTGCAGGAGCAGGAGCAGCTGGATGCGGTGCGCCCCGACCTCGACGGCGAGCAGATCATGCGCATCCTCGGCATCGGACCCGGCCGCGAGGTCGGCGAGGCGTACCGCTTCCTGCTGGAGGCGCGCCTTGACGAGGGTCCGCTGGAGCCGGAGGACGCCGAGCGCCGGCTGCGGGAGTGGTGGGCCGCCCGCGGCTGA
- a CDS encoding single-stranded DNA-binding protein codes for MAGDTIITVVGNLTADPELRYTQSGLAVANFTIASTPRTFDRASNEWKDGEALFLRASCWREFAEHVAGSLTKGSRVIAQGRLKQRSYDDRDGNKRTAIELEVDEIGPSLRYATAQVTRASGGGGGRGGSQGAVADEPWGQQSSGGNGGGNAGGQDVWNAPGSYNDETPF; via the coding sequence GTGGCCGGCGACACGATCATCACGGTGGTCGGCAACCTGACGGCCGACCCCGAGCTGCGCTACACGCAGAGCGGGCTCGCCGTGGCGAACTTCACCATCGCCAGCACCCCCCGCACGTTCGACCGCGCGTCGAACGAGTGGAAGGACGGCGAGGCGCTCTTCCTGCGCGCCTCGTGCTGGCGTGAGTTCGCCGAGCACGTCGCCGGATCGCTGACCAAGGGCAGCCGCGTCATCGCGCAGGGCCGCCTGAAGCAGCGCTCCTACGACGACCGCGACGGCAACAAGCGCACCGCGATCGAGCTCGAGGTCGATGAGATCGGCCCGAGCCTCCGCTACGCGACCGCCCAGGTCACCCGTGCTTCGGGTGGCGGCGGCGGACGCGGCGGCTCGCAGGGCGCCGTGGCCGACGAGCCGTGGGGCCAGCAGAGCTCCGGCGGCAACGGTGGCGGCAACGCCGGCGGCCAGGACGTGTGGAACGCGCCCGGCTCCTACAACGACGAGACCCCGTTCTGA
- the rpsR gene encoding 30S ribosomal protein S18, whose product MAGKSSGDRRKPRKGGKNAAPAKSVRVGVIDYKDVATLRKFISERGKIRARRITGVSVQEQTLIARAVKNAREMALLPYAGSGR is encoded by the coding sequence ATGGCTGGAAAGAGCAGCGGCGACCGCCGCAAGCCCCGCAAGGGCGGAAAGAACGCCGCGCCGGCGAAGTCGGTGCGCGTCGGCGTCATCGACTACAAGGATGTCGCGACGCTTCGCAAGTTCATCTCGGAGCGCGGAAAGATCCGCGCCCGCCGTATCACCGGTGTCTCCGTGCAGGAGCAGACCCTCATCGCCCGCGCCGTGAAGAACGCGCGTGAGATGGCCCTGCTTCCGTACGCCGGCTCGGGCCGCTAA
- the rplI gene encoding 50S ribosomal protein L9, which translates to MSKLILTSEVSGLGSAGDVVDVKNGFARNYLIPQGFAVAWSRGGEKQVDSIKAARAARELATIEEAQDLKAKLQAGPVPLSVKAGREGRLFGSVTTQDIADAVEKAGIGSIDKRTVEIPSAIKTTGQHEVTVRVRAEIVATITLNVVAAK; encoded by the coding sequence ATGTCGAAGCTCATCCTCACCTCCGAGGTCTCCGGCCTCGGTTCCGCCGGTGACGTCGTGGACGTCAAGAACGGCTTTGCCCGCAACTACCTCATCCCCCAGGGCTTCGCTGTCGCGTGGTCGCGCGGTGGAGAGAAGCAGGTCGACTCGATCAAGGCCGCCCGCGCTGCGCGCGAGCTCGCCACGATCGAAGAGGCGCAGGACCTCAAGGCCAAGCTGCAGGCCGGTCCCGTGCCGCTCTCGGTGAAGGCCGGTCGCGAAGGCCGTCTGTTCGGCTCGGTCACGACGCAGGACATCGCCGACGCCGTCGAGAAGGCCGGCATCGGCTCGATCGACAAGCGCACCGTCGAGATCCCGTCGGCGATCAAGACGACCGGTCAGCACGAGGTCACGGTGCGCGTGCGCGCCGAGATCGTCGCGACGATCACGCTCAACGTGGTGGCTGCCAAGTAA
- the dnaB gene encoding replicative DNA helicase, giving the protein MSIAHLGLAAPDQEPRESWKGERTPPHDLLAEQSTIGGMLLSKDAVADVVETVRAVDFYIPKHEIIFDAVLTLYSHGEPTDVIAVTDVLTKSGDLSRAGGVDYLHTLTGIVPTAANAGYYAEIVAEKAVLRRLVEAGTRIVQMGYQSEGEVIDLVNSAQAEIYNVSGGVEAEDYVSLDVAIDAATEEIEQASGRGDEMLGVPTGFRDLDEMTNGLHPGQLILIAARPALGKSTLALDFARAAAIKHRQTTVFFSLEMGRSEIAMRLMSAESDIFLQKLRKGTVGQDDWTKLAHVRGKIADAPLFIDDSPNMTLVEIRSKCRRLKQRNDLKLVVIDYLQLMTSGKKVESRQQEVSEFSRALKLLAKELRVPVIALSQLNRGPEQRTDKKPAISDLRESGSLEQDADMVILLHRESAYDKESSRPGEADLIVAKHRNGPTATVTVAFQGAMSRFADMQPE; this is encoded by the coding sequence GTGTCGATCGCTCATCTCGGACTCGCCGCTCCCGACCAGGAGCCGCGGGAGTCGTGGAAGGGCGAGCGCACGCCCCCGCACGACCTCCTCGCCGAGCAGTCGACGATCGGCGGCATGCTGCTGAGCAAGGATGCGGTAGCCGACGTCGTCGAGACCGTCCGCGCCGTCGACTTCTACATCCCGAAGCACGAGATCATCTTCGACGCGGTGCTCACGCTCTACTCGCACGGTGAGCCGACCGATGTGATCGCCGTCACCGACGTGCTGACCAAGAGCGGCGACCTGAGCCGTGCCGGCGGTGTCGACTACCTGCACACCCTCACCGGCATCGTGCCGACCGCCGCGAACGCCGGCTACTACGCCGAGATCGTCGCCGAGAAGGCCGTGCTGCGCCGCCTCGTCGAGGCCGGTACGCGCATCGTGCAGATGGGCTACCAGAGCGAGGGCGAGGTCATCGACCTCGTCAACAGCGCGCAGGCCGAGATCTACAACGTCTCCGGCGGTGTCGAGGCCGAGGACTACGTCTCGCTCGATGTCGCGATCGACGCCGCGACCGAGGAGATCGAGCAGGCCAGCGGCCGCGGCGACGAGATGCTCGGCGTGCCCACCGGATTCCGCGACCTCGACGAGATGACGAACGGCCTGCACCCGGGCCAGCTCATCCTCATCGCCGCCCGCCCCGCGCTCGGAAAGTCGACGCTCGCGCTCGACTTCGCCCGCGCTGCCGCGATCAAGCACCGCCAGACGACCGTCTTCTTCTCGCTCGAGATGGGGCGCAGCGAGATCGCCATGCGCCTCATGTCGGCTGAGTCCGACATCTTCCTGCAGAAGCTGCGCAAGGGCACCGTCGGGCAGGACGACTGGACGAAGCTCGCGCACGTGCGCGGCAAGATCGCCGACGCCCCCCTCTTCATCGACGACAGCCCGAACATGACGCTCGTCGAGATCCGCTCCAAGTGCCGCCGCCTCAAGCAGCGCAACGATCTCAAGCTCGTCGTCATCGACTACCTGCAGCTGATGACCTCGGGCAAGAAGGTCGAATCGCGCCAGCAGGAGGTCAGTGAGTTCTCGCGCGCGCTCAAGCTGCTCGCGAAGGAGCTGCGCGTGCCGGTCATCGCCCTGTCGCAGCTGAACCGTGGCCCCGAGCAGCGCACCGACAAGAAGCCCGCGATCTCCGACCTGCGCGAGTCCGGTTCGCTCGAGCAGGACGCCGACATGGTGATCCTGCTGCACCGCGAGAGCGCCTACGACAAGGAGAGCTCGCGCCCCGGCGAGGCCGACCTCATCGTCGCGAAGCACCGCAACGGCCCCACGGCCACGGTCACCGTCGCCTTCCAGGGCGCCATGTCCCGCTTCGCGGACATGCAGCCGGAGTAG
- a CDS encoding putative glycolipid-binding domain-containing protein gives MTSIEVGWVGLEQGSVERCALLAGDDGPMIAAAIDFRPGMVDYRVRIVRPWLFRELAVVDSRGAHAVRRRVILDDSGRWYVDDVERPDLSGAREVDLAISPLSSTLPIRRLGLEIGESAEIVTAYVGDDLDVSADPQRYTRIAELRYLYESLDSVFSREVTVDEHGLVLDYPSLFQRV, from the coding sequence ATGACGTCGATCGAGGTCGGCTGGGTCGGGCTCGAACAGGGCTCCGTCGAACGGTGTGCGCTCCTGGCGGGCGATGACGGACCGATGATCGCAGCAGCCATCGACTTCCGTCCCGGAATGGTCGACTACCGGGTGCGCATCGTCCGACCGTGGCTGTTCCGCGAGCTCGCCGTCGTGGACAGCCGGGGAGCACACGCGGTGCGCCGTCGCGTCATCCTCGACGACAGTGGTCGCTGGTATGTCGACGACGTCGAACGGCCGGATCTCAGCGGCGCCCGGGAGGTCGATCTGGCGATCTCGCCGCTGAGCAGCACGCTGCCCATCCGCCGCCTCGGGCTCGAGATCGGGGAGTCGGCCGAGATCGTCACCGCCTACGTCGGCGATGACCTCGATGTCAGCGCCGACCCCCAGCGGTACACGCGGATCGCCGAGCTTCGCTACCTGTATGAGTCACTCGACTCGGTGTTCTCGCGCGAGGTGACCGTCGACGAGCACGGGCTCGTGCTCGACTATCCGTCGCTCTTCCAGCGCGTCTGA
- a CDS encoding GlxA family transcriptional regulator — MGEQGIHRVAVLVLDGAKPLDVGIPAQVFSSRPSMPYEVRVCGRRAGRVAGGDGLAYSVGHGLEAFDWADTIFVPGYRKPADTAPPADVVAALARAHANGKRIAAISTGAFALAAAGLLDGRRATTHWHYTGVMRERYPLIDVDEDVLFIDEGSVLTSAGAASGIDLCLHIVRRDHGVGLSNHVARRLVSAPHRSGGQAQYIERSVPERDADGFAATREWALRHLDEPLTLDDLARHAAVSARTFSRRFVDGTGYTPMQWVLRARVDAARELLERTDLSIGQVAAQVGLGTDAGLRWHFQRILGTSPTAYRRSFPG, encoded by the coding sequence ATGGGCGAGCAGGGCATCCATCGGGTGGCGGTGCTCGTGCTCGACGGGGCGAAGCCGCTCGATGTGGGCATCCCGGCGCAGGTGTTCTCGAGCCGGCCGAGCATGCCGTACGAGGTGCGAGTGTGCGGACGCCGGGCCGGCCGCGTCGCCGGCGGTGACGGACTCGCCTACTCGGTCGGGCACGGGCTCGAGGCCTTCGACTGGGCCGACACGATCTTCGTTCCCGGATACCGCAAGCCCGCCGACACGGCTCCTCCGGCGGATGTCGTCGCGGCACTCGCGCGGGCGCACGCGAACGGGAAGCGCATCGCGGCGATCTCCACCGGCGCGTTCGCGCTGGCGGCCGCCGGGCTGCTCGACGGGCGCCGCGCCACGACGCACTGGCACTACACGGGCGTGATGCGGGAGCGTTATCCCCTGATCGACGTCGACGAGGATGTGCTGTTCATCGACGAGGGATCCGTGCTCACCAGCGCCGGCGCCGCCAGCGGCATCGACCTCTGCCTGCACATCGTGCGCCGTGACCACGGGGTCGGGCTCTCGAACCACGTCGCCCGCCGGCTCGTGAGCGCTCCGCACCGCAGCGGAGGGCAGGCGCAGTACATCGAGCGCAGCGTGCCCGAGCGCGACGCCGACGGCTTCGCCGCGACCCGCGAGTGGGCGCTGCGGCACCTCGACGAGCCGCTCACCCTCGACGACCTCGCCCGCCACGCGGCGGTCAGCGCGCGCACATTCTCGCGCCGCTTCGTCGACGGCACCGGGTACACGCCGATGCAGTGGGTGCTGCGGGCGCGGGTGGATGCGGCGCGCGAGCTGCTCGAGCGCACCGATCTCTCGATCGGGCAGGTCGCCGCGCAGGTCGGGCTCGGGACCGACGCCGGCCTGCGCTGGCACTTCCAGCGCATCCTCGGCACCTCGCCGACGGCGTATCGGCGCAGCTTCCCGGGCTGA
- the gap gene encoding type I glyceraldehyde-3-phosphate dehydrogenase: MTRIGINGFGRIGRNTLRALLARGGDGLEVVAVNDLTAPATLGHLFKYDSSSGTFPGTVEVDGDVLVIDGRRIQVLAEREPAQLPWGDLGVEIVLESTGRFTEREAAAAHIAAGAKRVLVSAPATGADATIAFGVNSDVYDAANHTVVSNASCTTNALAPLAKVLDDLAGIEHGFMTTVHAYTQEQNLQDGPHRDLRRARAAGVNIVPTSTGAAKAIGLVLPKLDGKLSGDSIRVPVPVGSIVELNTVVARDVTLEEVNAAYAAAADGALNGILAFTADPIVSSDITGRPESSIFDSQLTRVDGGRHVKVVAWYDNEWGFSNRVVDTLGMLAAS, translated from the coding sequence ATGACCCGCATCGGCATCAACGGCTTCGGACGCATCGGACGCAACACCCTGCGCGCACTGCTCGCGCGCGGCGGCGACGGCCTCGAGGTCGTGGCCGTCAACGACCTGACAGCCCCGGCGACCCTCGGTCACCTCTTCAAGTACGACTCCTCGTCGGGCACCTTCCCGGGCACGGTCGAGGTGGATGGCGACGTGCTCGTGATCGACGGTCGCCGCATCCAGGTGCTCGCCGAGCGCGAGCCCGCGCAGCTTCCCTGGGGCGACCTCGGCGTCGAGATCGTGCTCGAGTCGACCGGACGCTTCACCGAGCGCGAGGCCGCCGCCGCCCACATCGCGGCCGGCGCGAAGCGCGTGCTCGTCAGCGCGCCGGCGACGGGGGCGGATGCGACCATCGCCTTCGGCGTGAACTCCGACGTCTACGACGCCGCGAACCACACCGTCGTCTCGAACGCGAGCTGCACGACCAACGCGCTCGCTCCGCTCGCGAAGGTGCTCGACGACCTCGCCGGCATCGAGCACGGCTTCATGACGACCGTGCACGCGTACACGCAGGAGCAGAACCTGCAGGACGGCCCGCACCGCGACCTGCGTCGCGCGCGTGCCGCCGGCGTCAACATCGTCCCGACCTCGACCGGCGCCGCGAAGGCGATCGGACTCGTGCTGCCGAAGCTCGACGGCAAGCTCTCGGGCGACTCGATCCGCGTGCCCGTTCCGGTCGGCTCGATCGTCGAGCTCAACACGGTCGTCGCGCGCGACGTGACGCTCGAGGAGGTCAACGCCGCCTACGCCGCGGCCGCTGACGGTGCGCTCAACGGCATCCTCGCCTTCACCGCCGACCCGATCGTGTCGAGCGACATCACGGGCCGCCCCGAGTCGAGCATCTTCGACTCGCAGCTCACCCGCGTCGACGGCGGCCGCCACGTCAAGGTCGTCGCCTGGTACGACAACGAGTGGGGCTTCTCGAACCGCGTCGTCGACACGCTCGGGATGCTCGCCGCGAGCTGA
- a CDS encoding TetR/AcrR family transcriptional regulator: protein MTLEMPQTRRAAAPVASGSGDAADTAPALRADAQENRDRVLSAARELFAADGLGVTMREVARRAGVGPATLYRRFPTKHDLMLAAFHDEMSVCGSIMSNAIADEDAWRGFCSVIERITELNARNQGFADAFLATYPDAVDLGEHRSQMLRDFSGLARRAQESGHLRPDFTVDDFLVILLAGRGLTRAPAERRVGAARRFARLAIDGLRAPAAV from the coding sequence ATGACGCTCGAGATGCCTCAGACCCGGCGCGCAGCCGCGCCGGTCGCCTCCGGTTCTGGCGATGCGGCCGACACCGCTCCCGCCCTGCGCGCAGACGCGCAGGAGAACCGCGACCGTGTGCTGTCCGCCGCCCGCGAGCTCTTCGCCGCCGACGGTCTCGGCGTCACGATGCGCGAGGTCGCCCGCCGCGCCGGCGTCGGACCCGCCACGCTCTACCGGCGCTTCCCGACGAAGCACGACCTGATGCTCGCCGCGTTCCACGACGAGATGAGCGTGTGCGGCTCGATCATGAGCAACGCGATCGCCGACGAGGATGCGTGGCGCGGATTCTGCTCGGTGATCGAGCGCATCACCGAGCTCAACGCCCGCAACCAGGGTTTCGCGGACGCGTTCCTCGCGACCTATCCCGACGCGGTCGACCTGGGAGAGCACCGCTCCCAGATGCTGCGCGACTTCAGCGGACTCGCGCGTCGAGCGCAGGAATCCGGACACTTGCGGCCCGACTTCACGGTCGACGACTTCCTCGTCATCCTCCTCGCCGGCCGCGGGCTCACCCGCGCGCCCGCCGAACGCCGCGTCGGGGCCGCCCGCCGCTTCGCCCGTCTCGCGATCGACGGCTTGCGGGCGCCCGCCGCCGTCTGA
- a CDS encoding zinc-binding dehydrogenase encodes MRAITIQTFGDPDGMHLTDLPEPTPAPGELRIHVAAIGVGGVDAVIRRGGLGTFGFEEGLVPGSEVAGVVESVGDGVDPAWVGRRVWAFTGTAGGYLEHAIAASVDDVTELPEALSEVDAVALGSAAPVAHFGLERARLAPGERVLVRGAAGSIGIAAVELAARAGASVVAVSTSSAERGDRLRALGATQMLGRDLTPLEDARGAESGREAPASATAAALTSGATTELAEFDVILDIVGGPGLADTIGRLAPNGRLVAVGVVGGFPPPEFGMALLAGFRRSISFGGLSLDTIERDVLAAERSRLLAAAARGELTPVVQEVLPLEQAAEAHRRMDAGEVFGRFVLVP; translated from the coding sequence ATGCGCGCCATCACCATCCAGACCTTCGGCGACCCCGACGGGATGCACCTGACCGACCTGCCCGAGCCGACGCCGGCGCCGGGCGAGCTGCGCATCCACGTCGCCGCGATCGGCGTCGGCGGAGTGGATGCGGTGATCCGTCGCGGCGGGCTCGGCACCTTCGGCTTCGAGGAGGGGCTCGTGCCCGGCAGCGAGGTCGCGGGCGTTGTCGAGAGCGTCGGCGACGGCGTCGACCCGGCCTGGGTCGGTCGCCGCGTCTGGGCCTTCACTGGCACGGCAGGCGGATACCTCGAACACGCGATCGCGGCGAGCGTCGACGACGTCACCGAGCTGCCTGAGGCGCTCAGCGAGGTGGATGCGGTCGCCCTCGGCAGCGCCGCGCCGGTCGCGCACTTCGGGCTCGAGCGGGCGCGGCTCGCGCCGGGCGAGCGCGTGCTGGTGCGCGGGGCGGCCGGGAGCATCGGCATCGCCGCGGTCGAACTGGCCGCCCGCGCCGGGGCTTCCGTGGTCGCCGTCTCGACGTCGTCAGCGGAACGGGGTGACCGGCTGCGCGCGCTCGGCGCGACGCAGATGCTCGGCCGGGATCTCACGCCGCTCGAGGATGCTCGTGGGGCGGAATCCGGGCGAGAGGCGCCCGCTTCCGCCACCGCTGCAGCCCTGACCTCAGGCGCGACGACCGAGCTGGCGGAGTTCGACGTCATCCTCGACATCGTCGGAGGGCCGGGGCTCGCCGACACGATCGGCCGTCTTGCGCCGAACGGCCGCCTCGTCGCGGTCGGCGTGGTCGGCGGCTTCCCCCCGCCGGAGTTCGGCATGGCGCTGCTGGCCGGGTTCCGCCGCTCGATCTCCTTCGGCGGGCTGAGCCTCGACACGATCGAGCGCGATGTGCTCGCGGCGGAGCGCTCGCGGCTGCTCGCCGCGGCGGCCCGCGGCGAGCTGACCCCGGTGGTTCAGGAGGTGCTTCCGCTGGAGCAGGCGGCCGAGGCGCACCGCCGCATGGACGCGGGCGAGGTGTTCGGGCGGTTCGTGCTGGTGCCGTGA